A part of Bacteroidales bacterium genomic DNA contains:
- a CDS encoding DUF1080 domain-containing protein codes for MKLFVFILTATILLGCNSTTDEWISLFDGKTLDGWTANEHSDSWKIEDGAIVTAGERSHLFYSGDVLDHNFKNFELNLDVKTQPESNSGIYIHTRFQEEGWPYDGYECQVLNSSGQGDYVEHKMTGSIYAIRNVWKAVTPDNEWFNYRIKVVGKTIQTYINGALAAEYTEPDEAYRPESFAGRLLSSGTFALQCHDPGSVVAYKNIKVKPLADDLPTPGTPPADLEFEKKIVDLSGQNFPLIDFHTHLKGGLTREELLAHARSYGFTYGFAVNCGLKMGFESDDSLKTYLDAFEPTPFAWHAMQAEGREWLDLFSEESRERFNYVFTDAMTWTNNRGVRQRLWIPAETDIGDPQDFMDQLVENIVKVVSTEPIDIHVNPTYLPAEIADQYDALWTDERIDRMVQALAESGVALEINNRFKIPSAKIIKKAREAGVKFTFGTNNGGADDLGRMEYGIDMVYECGLTPQDMWFPEM; via the coding sequence TTGAAACTATTTGTTTTTATCCTTACCGCTACGATACTTCTCGGTTGTAATTCCACCACTGATGAATGGATCTCTCTGTTTGATGGAAAGACCCTGGATGGATGGACAGCCAATGAGCATAGCGACTCCTGGAAAATCGAGGATGGTGCTATCGTTACTGCGGGCGAGCGTTCCCATCTTTTCTATTCGGGAGATGTCCTGGATCATAACTTTAAGAACTTTGAATTAAATCTGGATGTAAAGACCCAGCCGGAATCGAATTCGGGCATATATATCCACACCAGGTTTCAGGAGGAGGGCTGGCCGTATGATGGATATGAGTGCCAGGTGCTTAACTCCAGCGGTCAGGGCGATTATGTGGAGCATAAGATGACCGGAAGCATCTATGCCATTCGCAATGTCTGGAAAGCGGTTACCCCCGATAATGAGTGGTTCAACTATCGGATAAAGGTGGTAGGGAAAACCATTCAGACCTACATCAATGGAGCTCTGGCAGCCGAATACACCGAACCGGATGAAGCCTACCGTCCTGAGAGTTTTGCCGGAAGGCTCCTGTCGTCCGGGACCTTCGCTCTGCAGTGTCATGATCCGGGCAGCGTGGTGGCTTATAAAAATATCAAGGTAAAACCCCTGGCCGATGATCTGCCTACTCCGGGCACTCCCCCGGCCGATCTGGAATTTGAGAAGAAGATCGTCGATCTTTCCGGTCAGAATTTCCCCCTGATCGACTTTCATACCCACCTGAAAGGAGGCCTCACCCGGGAAGAGTTGCTGGCTCATGCACGGAGCTACGGGTTTACTTATGGCTTTGCCGTGAATTGCGGACTCAAGATGGGATTTGAGAGCGATGATTCGCTGAAGACCTACCTGGATGCTTTCGAGCCCACGCCTTTTGCCTGGCATGCCATGCAGGCCGAAGGAAGGGAGTGGCTGGACCTGTTTAGCGAAGAGAGCCGTGAACGATTCAACTATGTGTTTACCGATGCCATGACCTGGACCAATAACAGAGGGGTTCGGCAGCGGCTCTGGATACCAGCTGAGACTGATATCGGTGATCCCCAGGATTTCATGGACCAGCTGGTGGAGAACATCGTCAAGGTGGTTAGCACTGAACCCATCGATATCCATGTGAACCCGACCTACCTGCCGGCAGAGATTGCCGACCAGTATGATGCTTTGTGGACGGATGAGCGCATCGACCGGATGGTGCAGGCTTTGGCAGAAAGCGGGGTGGCCCTGGAGATAAACAACCGTTTCAAAATTCCCAGTGCCAAAATTATCAAGAAGGCCAGAGAGGCCGGGGTGAAGTTCACCTTCGGAACCAATAACGGGGGGGCCGACGATCTGGGCAGAATGGAATATGGTATCGATATGGTGTACGAATGCGGACTTACTCCGCAGGACATGTGGTTCCCTGAAATGTAG
- a CDS encoding aldo/keto reductase: MGKFDLNRRQFLGALSLGTAHLMFHNPLYGTSGRFLSPDPLQGVTLGNTGIKTTLLGVGTGIHGGNRSSFLVRQEKSKSIATLRHAYDRGIRMFDNADTYGTHGIVAEALKGMDREEIVLTSKIWTREGGIPEPERPDAHIVVDRFRKELNTDYIDVVQLHCMVDAQWTDGERRQMDILEDLKAKGVIRAHGTSVHSLEAMIAGVKDPWVDVLHARVNPFGIAMDRPDPAEVVEVIHQMHASGRGVIGMKLVGDGQLRDESEKIDQALRFVLGLGSVDMMIVGFETEAQIDNYLDRMEVALKELA; encoded by the coding sequence ATGGGAAAGTTTGATCTGAACCGTCGTCAGTTCCTGGGTGCCCTTTCCCTGGGTACCGCCCACCTGATGTTTCACAATCCCCTGTACGGAACTTCCGGGAGGTTCCTTTCTCCGGATCCCCTGCAAGGGGTGACCCTGGGGAATACAGGCATTAAAACAACTCTGTTGGGTGTGGGGACCGGCATCCATGGAGGAAACCGCAGTTCTTTTCTGGTCAGGCAGGAGAAAAGCAAGAGCATCGCCACCCTTCGGCATGCCTACGACCGGGGTATCCGGATGTTTGATAATGCCGATACCTATGGGACCCACGGCATCGTGGCCGAGGCATTAAAAGGAATGGACCGGGAGGAGATTGTACTGACCTCGAAGATCTGGACCCGGGAAGGAGGGATCCCCGAGCCGGAGCGCCCGGATGCCCATATCGTGGTGGACCGCTTTCGCAAGGAGCTGAATACCGACTACATAGATGTGGTGCAATTGCACTGTATGGTCGATGCGCAGTGGACCGATGGTGAGCGGAGGCAGATGGATATACTGGAAGATCTGAAGGCTAAGGGAGTCATCCGGGCCCACGGGACCTCTGTGCACTCCCTGGAGGCCATGATTGCCGGGGTGAAGGATCCCTGGGTGGATGTTTTGCATGCCCGGGTGAACCCCTTCGGTATTGCCATGGACCGGCCCGATCCGGCCGAAGTGGTGGAAGTGATCCACCAGATGCATGCATCGGGAAGGGGGGTGATCGGTATGAAGCTGGTCGGAGACGGGCAGCTGCGCGATGAGAGTGAGAAAATCGATCAGGCACTCAGGTTTGTTCTGGGACTTGGAAGTGTGGATATGATGATCGTAGGATTTGAGACAGAGGCACAAATAGACAATTATCTCGACCGGATGGAAGTGGCCCTGAAGGAACTTGCCTGA
- a CDS encoding NAD(P)/FAD-dependent oxidoreductase, with product MSHDVIIIGAGLGGLTAGAKLAKEGLRVLLLEQHDRPGGCATTFRRKDFTMEVGLHEMDGLHPRDIKHRIFEDIGLGDRVNFLPVPEFYRFINDRYDLVIPHDPEKAKSILKESFPGEEKGIDAYFYHVLNVRRVMVAHKGKPDRSLGLFLDEIIGDEDLKLVLLGNLGYFHDDPYSLSWLYYLNAQGSYYGGTASFIQGGSQSLSNALSNLITERGGEVRLNQLVTSIDYRGDRVSGVTFQEVKGKNKGQVDQAGAREIIMNGSVPGLCRLLSEKDAAPLVRSIRDLAIGASLLTVYYGFNKPLQTIGNKNYSTFIYDASVRSQRDILGNNHSDFSTRSFTFVDYSQVDARLAPEGKSVGAVCAIDYPSDWEGLERDEYMRMKADVADIFTGRLEKILPGFREAVEYVEVATSLSVERFTLNPKGAVYGFAQHPGRSLDYLSVLPENVFVASAWGKIGGGFSGAMVNGYMTAMEVLRKRPGI from the coding sequence ATGTCACATGATGTCATTATCATAGGAGCCGGACTGGGTGGCCTGACCGCAGGAGCCAAGCTGGCCAAAGAGGGCTTACGGGTTTTGTTGCTCGAACAACATGATCGTCCGGGTGGTTGTGCCACTACCTTCAGGCGAAAGGATTTTACCATGGAAGTTGGGCTTCATGAAATGGATGGCCTCCACCCCAGGGATATCAAGCACCGGATTTTTGAGGACATCGGGCTGGGCGACCGGGTAAACTTCCTGCCCGTCCCCGAATTTTACCGTTTCATCAATGACCGTTACGACCTGGTCATCCCTCATGATCCGGAAAAAGCCAAATCCATACTGAAAGAGAGCTTCCCCGGCGAAGAAAAGGGAATAGATGCTTATTTCTATCATGTCCTGAATGTCCGCAGGGTCATGGTAGCCCATAAGGGAAAACCGGATCGCAGCCTGGGGCTTTTCCTGGATGAAATTATCGGGGATGAAGATCTGAAGCTTGTACTGCTTGGCAACCTGGGGTATTTTCACGACGACCCGTATTCCCTTTCCTGGCTTTACTACCTGAATGCCCAGGGCTCATACTACGGAGGCACTGCCAGTTTTATACAGGGAGGATCACAGAGCCTGTCCAATGCGCTGAGCAATCTCATCACTGAACGGGGCGGGGAGGTCCGTCTGAATCAGCTGGTTACATCCATCGATTACCGGGGCGACAGGGTATCGGGTGTTACCTTCCAGGAAGTAAAAGGAAAAAACAAGGGGCAGGTGGATCAGGCCGGCGCCAGAGAGATCATTATGAACGGCTCGGTACCGGGACTTTGCCGTTTGCTCTCCGAAAAAGATGCAGCTCCCCTGGTCCGATCAATCAGGGATCTGGCCATCGGAGCTTCTCTGCTAACCGTCTATTATGGATTTAATAAACCCCTGCAAACGATCGGGAACAAGAATTACTCGACCTTCATTTACGATGCATCTGTCCGGTCCCAAAGAGATATACTGGGTAACAATCACAGTGATTTCTCTACCCGCAGCTTTACCTTTGTGGACTATAGCCAGGTAGATGCCCGTCTGGCTCCGGAAGGCAAAAGTGTGGGTGCGGTTTGTGCCATTGATTATCCCAGCGACTGGGAAGGACTGGAGCGGGATGAATACATGCGTATGAAGGCCGACGTCGCCGACATTTTCACCGGTCGCCTGGAAAAGATCCTTCCTGGTTTTCGTGAAGCCGTGGAATATGTGGAAGTAGCCACCTCCCTGAGTGTTGAGCGCTTTACACTGAATCCCAAAGGAGCCGTTTATGGTTTTGCCCAACATCCCGGCCGTTCCCTGGATTACCTGTCTGTGTTACCTGAAAATGTTTTTGTGGCCTCCGCCTGGGGAAAGATCGGGGGCGGATTCTCCGGAGCCATGGTCAATGGCTACATGACAGCCATGGAGGTTCTGAGGAAACGTCCCGGAATTTAG
- a CDS encoding long-chain fatty acid--CoA ligase translates to MVPTRTFDLLERFITSFPGKNALSEKIEGKWKFYTSEDYNQISHQFALGLLELGFKKGDKIMTVTNNRPQWNFVDMGMSMAGVIHVPVYTSMNAEEYGFIMEHSDARMVIVSDRKLYEIIEPEAKKIKEVEYLFTFDTIGGASHWSEVLKKGQRASSKTREQLENIKYSILPGDLVSIIYTSGTTGRSKGVMLSHLNLVSNFLAAADVFRLDENDRYLAIIPTCHVGGRLGNYQTQYSGACIYYAENMGTIAANLKEIQATGFDAVPRILEKIYDNVIAKGRSLSGIKKRIFFWAVKLGLQYEPFGKKSWLYYQKLKIADKMIFSKWREALGGSARLVGCGGAALQARLERIFWASGLKIINMYGLTETSPIITINRNEKGRCKLGSVGTVIDGVELKIADDGEILCKGDCVMQGYYKDEEQTRSVFDEEGWFHTGDVGHLEEGKFLMVTDRKKEIFKLSSGKFVAPQPIENRFKESAFIDQVMVVGEHEKFASALVVPDFNYLKEWCANNDIKNGKKREELIVMPEVITIMNQEIERINRGLMDWERIKRFRMVHEEWSPATGELSASLKLKRKVVADRYNKLLQSIYSKAS, encoded by the coding sequence ATGGTCCCCACACGCACTTTTGATCTGCTGGAAAGATTTATCACCAGTTTTCCCGGAAAAAATGCTCTGTCTGAAAAAATTGAAGGCAAATGGAAATTCTACACTTCGGAGGACTACAACCAGATATCTCACCAGTTTGCCCTTGGATTGCTGGAGTTGGGGTTCAAGAAGGGTGATAAAATTATGACGGTAACCAACAACCGGCCACAGTGGAATTTTGTGGATATGGGTATGTCCATGGCAGGGGTGATCCATGTACCGGTTTACACTTCCATGAACGCCGAAGAGTACGGGTTTATCATGGAGCACAGCGATGCCCGGATGGTGATCGTATCCGATCGGAAATTATATGAGATCATTGAGCCTGAAGCAAAAAAGATTAAGGAGGTGGAGTATCTGTTTACCTTCGATACCATCGGGGGTGCTTCACACTGGAGTGAGGTCCTAAAAAAAGGACAGCGTGCTTCCTCAAAAACCAGGGAGCAACTGGAAAACATCAAATATTCGATTCTTCCCGGTGATCTCGTATCTATCATTTACACCTCGGGGACCACGGGTCGTTCCAAAGGAGTGATGCTTAGCCATCTTAACCTGGTTAGTAATTTCCTGGCTGCGGCAGACGTATTCCGGCTCGATGAAAATGACCGTTACCTGGCCATTATCCCCACCTGCCATGTAGGGGGCAGACTGGGCAATTATCAGACCCAGTATTCGGGAGCCTGTATTTATTATGCCGAAAATATGGGGACCATTGCTGCCAATTTGAAGGAGATCCAGGCCACCGGTTTTGATGCTGTCCCCAGGATTCTGGAAAAGATCTACGACAATGTCATTGCCAAAGGGAGAAGTCTCAGCGGAATTAAAAAACGGATTTTCTTCTGGGCAGTGAAACTGGGTTTGCAATATGAACCTTTTGGGAAGAAAAGCTGGCTCTACTACCAGAAGCTAAAGATTGCCGATAAAATGATCTTCAGCAAATGGCGTGAGGCCCTGGGCGGTTCTGCCAGACTGGTGGGATGCGGAGGGGCAGCACTTCAGGCAAGGCTGGAGCGCATCTTCTGGGCCAGTGGATTGAAAATTATCAACATGTACGGCCTTACCGAAACCTCTCCCATTATCACCATCAACCGGAATGAAAAGGGAAGGTGCAAACTGGGCTCGGTAGGGACCGTGATCGATGGAGTGGAACTTAAAATAGCAGACGATGGAGAAATCCTTTGCAAAGGCGACTGTGTCATGCAGGGATATTACAAGGATGAAGAGCAGACCCGGAGTGTATTTGACGAAGAGGGCTGGTTCCATACAGGTGATGTGGGGCACCTGGAAGAGGGAAAATTCCTGATGGTCACCGACCGGAAGAAGGAGATCTTTAAATTATCCAGTGGAAAGTTTGTGGCTCCGCAACCCATTGAGAACCGGTTCAAAGAATCTGCCTTTATCGACCAGGTGATGGTCGTGGGAGAACACGAGAAATTTGCCAGCGCTCTGGTGGTTCCCGACTTCAATTACCTGAAGGAGTGGTGTGCGAACAACGACATTAAAAACGGGAAAAAGCGTGAAGAGCTGATTGTTATGCCGGAGGTAATCACCATTATGAACCAGGAGATCGAAAGAATCAACCGGGGCCTGATGGATTGGGAAAGGATCAAAAGATTTCGTATGGTACACGAAGAGTGGTCACCCGCTACCGGCGAGCTTTCCGCCAGTCTGAAACTTAAGCGCAAGGTGGTGGCTGACCGCTACAACAAACTTCTGCAATCTATCTATAGCAAAGCCTCATGA
- a CDS encoding amidophosphoribosyltransferase, giving the protein MSGFFGAIAKKDCVYDVFYGTDYHSHLGTKRAGMVFYDETEGFRRSIHSLEDGYFRTKFEPDLAKFKGSKGLGIISDTDPQPIMFNSYMGRFAIASVSRLVNIDELEDYFLQNKGHFTENFQGNVNPTEVAANLVCEENDFVAGIENVHNRVQGSCTLVILTPDRIIAARDKLGRTTAIIGKKDGAFAVASETCAFPNTGYEIEYYLGPGEIVEITAEGYRTLKPAGEKMQICSFLWVYYGYPPSYYEGINVDEVRYRCGEALAKRDPVKPDFVCGVPDSGVGHAIGYGNCNGVPYKRAYSKYTPTWPRSFMPQNQDMRDLVARMKLIPNKAMIEGKCMVFLDDSIVRGTQLKDNTIDLRRAGAKEVHMRIACPPLTFSCNFLNFSQSRSILELATRKAIKQLEGDEEVHLEEYADPGSEKYKNMVEQIAKNLGIDSLIYQELGDLIEAIGLPKEKLCTHCWDGSSYY; this is encoded by the coding sequence ATGAGTGGCTTCTTCGGAGCAATTGCCAAAAAGGATTGTGTCTACGATGTATTTTATGGAACGGATTACCACTCTCACCTGGGGACCAAAAGGGCCGGGATGGTCTTCTATGACGAAACGGAGGGTTTCCGAAGATCGATTCACAGCCTGGAGGACGGATATTTCAGGACAAAGTTCGAGCCCGACCTGGCAAAATTCAAGGGCAGCAAGGGCCTGGGAATTATCAGTGATACGGACCCGCAGCCCATCATGTTCAATTCATATATGGGACGCTTCGCCATCGCATCAGTCAGCCGCCTGGTAAATATTGATGAGCTTGAAGATTATTTCCTTCAAAACAAGGGACATTTTACAGAGAACTTTCAGGGGAACGTAAATCCCACCGAGGTGGCGGCCAACCTGGTTTGCGAAGAGAATGATTTCGTGGCAGGTATAGAAAATGTTCATAACAGGGTCCAGGGATCCTGTACCCTGGTGATTCTCACACCGGACCGGATTATTGCTGCAAGAGATAAGCTTGGCAGGACAACAGCTATTATCGGGAAAAAAGATGGAGCCTTTGCCGTAGCATCGGAGACCTGCGCCTTCCCCAATACCGGGTATGAAATTGAATATTACCTGGGTCCGGGCGAAATAGTGGAAATTACTGCCGAGGGCTACCGGACCCTGAAGCCGGCAGGCGAAAAGATGCAGATTTGTTCCTTTCTCTGGGTGTATTACGGCTATCCCCCCTCTTACTACGAAGGAATCAACGTAGATGAAGTGCGGTACCGCTGTGGAGAAGCCCTGGCAAAAAGAGATCCGGTGAAACCCGATTTTGTCTGCGGGGTTCCCGATTCGGGAGTTGGTCATGCCATTGGTTACGGGAACTGCAATGGCGTCCCCTACAAAAGAGCCTACTCCAAGTATACCCCCACCTGGCCCAGGAGTTTTATGCCCCAGAACCAGGATATGCGGGATCTGGTTGCCAGGATGAAGCTGATTCCCAACAAAGCAATGATTGAAGGGAAATGCATGGTATTCCTCGATGACTCTATCGTCAGAGGGACCCAGCTGAAGGATAACACCATTGATTTGCGTCGGGCCGGAGCTAAAGAGGTTCATATGCGGATTGCCTGTCCCCCGCTTACTTTCTCCTGCAATTTCCTGAATTTTTCTCAATCGCGGTCCATCCTGGAACTGGCCACCAGAAAGGCTATCAAACAGCTGGAGGGCGATGAAGAGGTTCACCTGGAGGAGTATGCCGATCCGGGTTCTGAAAAATACAAGAATATGGTGGAGCAGATCGCTAAGAACCTGGGAATTGATTCTCTCATCTACCAGGAACTGGGGGATCTGATAGAGGCCATCGGGCTTCCAAAAGAGAAGCTTTGTACCCACTGCTGGGACGGAAGCAGCTATTACTAG
- a CDS encoding methylated-DNA--[protein]-cysteine S-methyltransferase has product MQEELDYRHIERAIHFIGEQRNTQPSLEEIAAHINMSPYHFQRLFTRWAGISPKKFLQFLTLQYAKEQLRQNFSLSQIAFEAGLSGTSRLYDLFVKLEGITPGQYKRSGKGITIYYGFHQGPFGKFILAITSGGQICALEFTEEEEEAVRTLHRQWSESELRFDLAYTAPLAKRLFSNKPLKAFRLLVKGTPFQLKVWEALLKIPFGKLVSYQAVSEHIHNPGGIQATGGAIAKNPIAFLIPCHRVVRKTGEIHAYRWGVDRKSALIGWEAAHKEQH; this is encoded by the coding sequence ATGCAGGAAGAACTTGACTACAGGCACATCGAAAGGGCCATTCATTTTATTGGGGAGCAGCGGAACACTCAGCCCTCCCTGGAAGAGATCGCCGCCCATATAAACATGAGCCCTTACCATTTCCAGCGTCTTTTTACCCGGTGGGCCGGGATTTCCCCCAAGAAATTTCTTCAGTTCCTCACGCTTCAGTACGCGAAGGAGCAACTCAGACAGAATTTCTCCCTGTCTCAAATAGCCTTTGAAGCGGGTCTTTCCGGAACCAGCCGGCTTTATGATCTCTTTGTCAAACTGGAGGGAATTACTCCCGGGCAGTACAAACGTTCGGGCAAAGGGATCACCATCTATTACGGATTCCACCAGGGCCCTTTTGGGAAATTTATCCTGGCCATCACCTCCGGTGGGCAAATCTGTGCCCTGGAGTTTACAGAAGAGGAAGAGGAAGCGGTCCGGACCTTACATCGTCAATGGAGTGAATCGGAACTCCGCTTCGATCTGGCTTACACTGCCCCTCTGGCCAAACGGCTCTTTTCAAATAAGCCCTTAAAAGCTTTCCGGCTCCTGGTGAAAGGAACCCCTTTTCAACTCAAGGTCTGGGAAGCGCTGTTGAAAATCCCCTTCGGTAAGCTGGTCTCCTACCAGGCTGTTTCAGAACATATCCATAATCCCGGGGGAATTCAGGCTACAGGCGGAGCCATTGCGAAAAATCCCATTGCCTTCCTGATTCCCTGTCACCGGGTGGTCCGAAAAACCGGGGAGATCCATGCTTACCGGTGGGGCGTGGATAGAAAATCGGCCCTGATCGGATGGGAAGCAGCTCACAAAGAGCAGCATTAA
- a CDS encoding carbohydrate kinase → MKKVICFGEVLWDFLPTGKKLGGAPLNVSLRAQSFGNRASMISSIGRDSLGDELAETMKAHGGSLEHIQYSEEYATSEVLIELDEHGTASYEIRKPCAWDHILLLERDIEAVRGCDAFIYGSLVARNNTSRATLYALLAYAGYKVFDVNLRPPHYTPEGIVALMKQADFVKFNDEELYEACAHLGFVDRSLEAGISFISEQTGAQEICVTLGKDGAVLFYHDAYYYNPGYKVKVADTVGAGDSFLASVVSQLLNGNSPQDAIDFACAVGSIVASKNGANPEVTYQEIEAMMEGRRAS, encoded by the coding sequence ATGAAAAAGGTCATTTGTTTTGGGGAGGTATTATGGGATTTTTTACCCACCGGAAAGAAACTGGGAGGAGCTCCACTGAATGTTTCCCTTCGGGCACAATCCTTTGGTAACCGGGCCTCAATGATCAGCAGCATAGGCAGGGACAGTCTCGGTGATGAACTCGCCGAGACGATGAAGGCTCATGGTGGTAGCCTGGAGCATATTCAGTATAGCGAGGAATATGCCACCAGTGAGGTCCTGATCGAACTTGATGAACATGGAACGGCATCTTACGAAATCAGAAAACCCTGTGCCTGGGATCATATCTTACTGCTTGAGCGTGATATAGAAGCCGTTAGAGGCTGCGACGCCTTTATTTACGGAAGCCTCGTGGCTCGCAACAATACTTCCAGGGCTACCCTGTATGCTTTGCTGGCTTATGCCGGATACAAGGTTTTTGATGTGAACCTTCGCCCGCCCCATTACACTCCGGAAGGAATTGTAGCCTTGATGAAACAGGCAGATTTCGTGAAGTTCAATGACGAAGAACTTTATGAAGCTTGTGCCCACCTGGGATTTGTCGACCGATCGCTGGAGGCAGGCATCAGCTTTATTTCTGAACAGACCGGGGCTCAGGAAATTTGCGTCACTTTAGGTAAGGACGGAGCAGTCCTTTTTTACCACGATGCTTATTACTATAATCCCGGATATAAGGTAAAAGTAGCTGATACTGTAGGTGCCGGTGATTCCTTCCTTGCTTCTGTCGTCAGTCAGCTTCTGAATGGAAATTCCCCTCAGGATGCCATTGACTTTGCCTGTGCTGTTGGCTCTATTGTTGCCTCAAAAAACGGGGCCAATCCTGAAGTCACGTACCAGGAAATAGAAGCCATGATGGAAGGCCGAAGGGCCTCGTAA